In the Topomyia yanbarensis strain Yona2022 chromosome 3, ASM3024719v1, whole genome shotgun sequence genome, one interval contains:
- the LOC131688738 gene encoding uncharacterized protein LOC131688738, which yields MELQAAVLGSRLMKFVEEAHSLTIARRYLWTDSATVLSWLRADHRRYKQFVACRIGELLTTTDAGDWRWVPSKFNPADAATKWGKGPKLTTDSMWFKSPEFLCEPETSWPVQRIRSVDTEEELRPCYAHRGIILPTLIIDLDRFSKLSRAVRTIGHVHRFLGNLKRKRLSENAVNGRFSSEELKSAERSLIRMVQWQAFPDEMAITARNQQKSAEQWEPLDKSSRIYQLSPIVDDYGVLRIGGRIGKAPNIDLDAKFPVILPRNHRFTTLLVDDYHRKFRHGNHETVTNEIRQKYYVPRLRVAVKQQATACQWCKINKVKPQTPQMAPLPAARMAAFTKPFTYVGLDFFGPLLVKIGRSNAKRWIAVFTCLTIRAVHVEVAHSLSTDSCVKCVRRFVCRRGSPAEIHSDNGTNFQGASRLLREQMQEIQGELAATFTNTSTKWLFIPPATPHMGGSWERMVRSIKTAMETAYNNCRKLDDEALETLVVEAEAIVNTRPLTYLPLTSEESEAITPNHFLLGSSSGVRQPTVEPTDSSAALRTSWNQIQFQLDVFWKRWTREYLPTLTKRTKWFGDVKPVAEGDLVYIVDGDRRNGWERGRVQLVIKGADGKIRQAIVQTARGVVRRPVSRLAVLEVDRKTEPGGQCYGGEDVGTGSTDNVGTGSTYIVGTGSTDMVGTGSTDIHE from the coding sequence AtggaattgcaagcagctgTTTTGGGATCGCGGTTGATGAAATTCGTGGAAGAAGCTCATAGTCTCACCATAGCGCGAAGGTACTTGTGGACCGATTCGGCTACTGTGCTGTCGTGGCTTCGAGCGGATCATCGCAGGTATAAGCAGTTCGTGGCCTGTCGTATTGGAGAGTTACTTACCACAACGGATGCCGGTGACTGGCGATGGGTGCCCTCGAAATTTAACCCTGCTGATGCCGCAACCAAGTGGGGTAAAGGCCCAAAATTGACAACGGACAGTATGTGGTTCAAAAGTCCAGAATTCTTGTGCGAACCGGAGACAAGTTGGCCTGTTCAAAGAATTCGTTCCGTGGACACGGAAGAAGAGTTGCGCCCTTGCTATGCGCACCGCGGAATTATCCTGCCAACGCTGATAATCGATTTGGATCGATTTTCAAAGCTTTCTCGGGCGGTGAGGACCATCGGCCACGTGCATAGATTTCTGGGGAACCTGAAACGGAAGCGACTCAGCGAGAATGCGGTAAATGGAAGATTCAGTTCGGAGGAGCTCAAATCGGCAGAACGCTCATTGATACGGATGGTGCAATGGCAGGCATTTCCCGATGAAATGGCGATAACAGCGCGAAATCAACAGAAATCAGCTGAGCAGTGGGAACCTCTGGACAAGAGCAGCAGAATTTACCAGTTGTCTCCGATCGTGGATGATTATGGGGTGCTCCGGATCGGCGGACGCATTGGGAAAGCCCCTAATATCGACCTAGATGCGAAGTTTCCGGTCATACTCCCACGAAATCATAGGTTTACCACACTATTGGTGGACGACTACCACCGTAAGTTTCGTCATGGTAACCACGAAACCGTGACAAATGAAATACGCCAAAAGTATTATGTACCGAGATTGAGAGTAGCAGTGAAGCAGCAAGCAACAGCTTGTCAATGGTGCAAAATAAATAAGGTCAAGCCGCAAACTCCGCAGATGGCTCCATTACCGGCAGCACGCATGGCCGCATTCACTAAACCGTTCACTTATGTGGGCCTCGATTTCTTCGGACCGCTACTCGTGAAAATCGGGAGAAGCAACGCAAAGCGTTGGATCGCTGTGTTTACATGCCTGACCATTAGAGCCGTTCATGTAGAAGTAGCGCATAGCCTCAGCACCGACTCGTGCGTGAAGTGCGTACGGCGTTTCGTTTGTCGACGGGGTTCGCCGGCAGAGATACACAGCGACAACGGCACCAACTTCCAGGGTGCTAGCCGACTGTTGAGGGAACAAATGCAAGAAATACAAGGAGAGCTTGCAGCAACCTTCACCAATACGAGCACAAAATGGTTATTCATACCACCCGCGACCCCTCACATGGGTGGATCGTGGGAAAGAATGGTGCGCTCTATCAAAACCGCGATGGAGACGGCCTACAACAACTGTCGTAAGCTGGACGACGAAGCTTTGGAGACGTTAGTCGTAGAAGCGGAGGCGATCGTAAACACTCGTCCCTTGACGTATTTGCCATTGACTTCCGAAGAAAGTGAAGCCATTACTCCGAACCACTTTCTGTTGGGGAGCTCAAGCGGTGTTCGTCAGCCAACGGTTGAACCAACGGATTCATCGGCAGCCTTGCGGACCTCCTGGAATCAGATTCAGTTTCAACTAGACGTCTTCTGGAAAAGGTGGACTCGGGAATATCTTCCGACCCTCACGAAGCGCACGAAGTGGTTCGGGGATGTAAAGCCTGTCGCCGAAGGAGACTTGGTGTACATCGTGGACGGAGACAGAAGAAACGGCTGGGAACGAGGTCGCGTGCAGTTAGTCATCAAAGGAGCGGATGGGAAGATTCGTCAAGCGATTGTACAAACTGCGAGGGGGGTTGTGCGTAGACCTGTCTCGAGGTTGGCTGTCTTGGAGGTGGATCGTAAAACTGAACCTGGTGGCCAGTGTTACGGGGGGGAGGATGTTGGAACTGGCAGCACGGACAATGTTGGAACTGGCAGCACGTACATTGTTGGAACTGGCAGTACGGACATGGTCGGAACTGGGAGCACGGACATACACGAGTAG
- the LOC131688739 gene encoding uncharacterized protein LOC131688739 — protein MSTAENESTAATQGPEAPQASGEGEQPKQQEASPSADSVPATNGVKEESSAEEAPTAMETEPAAAAGEESKSTSEATPNGTVKEESKADGNKPAEKKERPRFNSAARKRFRLLLGQGYDREEAARLAQDPEKFKEAREKMGLADKGKKKFDFDEERKTLNGAGKKRLAWLLKNGYNEREAIALARKPVESLKRGRSDGLNGNSAFGPPSKLAKTSASTGTIRMAVTMANHPASVLTKDQSNKVKSGILKQVMQQKDSPLKPHFEDCVFVDGYLRVLCSDQPTVKFLQQNIPKLELWKDASLKVISEKNIAKTDIFVGNFTDSRQDSNKDILSFVECQNDGVSTSQWKILSRKEIPNKQTIELKLTMDPASVKIIHKLGYELNYKFNKIQIQRIKKPAQPSTNAPLNSNRAVVAKNFPVRRNLNPTRSSSFVPIWDNNLPKRAAFNRVPSPPRRSNFDRFSSNQYDSGSRGNWGNGNNSSYNSMNSFNSSGGSGQSSSRPYSLVENLFDQLNRTTGSGNNSFDRYGLRRGNTSSVNNRINSASGRSSNFASGRSSSFASSRGMNSLGNRSFFTTSRLGFF, from the coding sequence ATGAGTACCGCCGAGAACGAATCAACTGCAGCAACTCAGGGGCCAGAAGCGCCCCAAGCGTCAGGGGAGGGGGAGCAACCGAAACAGCAAGAGGCATCGCCTTCCGCGGATTCGGTCCCCGCCACCAACGGAGTCAAGGAAGAGTCTTCCGCCGAAGAAGCGCCAACGGCAATGGAAACTGAGCCTGCGGCTGCTGCCGGCGAAGAATCGAAGTCTACCAGCGAAGCTACTCCTAATGGTACCGTTAAAGAGGAATCTAAAGCTGATGGCAATAAACCGGCAGAAAAGAAGGAACGTCCTCGGTTTAATAGTGCGGCTAGAAAGCGATTTAGACTGCTTCTCGGCCAAGGCTATGACCGTGAAGAAGCGGCCCGTTTGGCTCAAGACCCGGAAAAGTTTAAAGAAGCGCGTGAAAAGATGGGGCTGGCTGACAAAGGTAAAAAGAAATTCGATTTTGACGAAGAACGTAAGACGTTGAACGGAGCAGGCAAGAAGCGACTAGCCTGGTTGCTTAAGAACGGCTACAATGAGCGGGAAGCAATAGCACTAGCTCGTAAGCCAGTTGAGAGCTTGAAGCGCGGCAGATCAGACGGTTTGAATGGTAATTCTGCCTTTGGTCCACCCAGTAAACTGGCGAAAACTTCTGCTAGTACTGGAACGATCCGTATGGCTGTTACTATGGCCAATCATCCTGCTAGCGTTCTTACAAAGGATCAGTCGAACAAAGTAAAATCCGGAATTCTTAAACAGGTGATGCAACAAAAAGATTCACCGTTGAAGCCACACTTTGAAGATTGTGTTTTTGTTGATGGTTATTTAAGAGTTCTCTGCTCGGATCAACCGACCGTGAAATTCCTGCAACAAAACATACCAAAGCTGGAGCTCTGGAAGGACGCTTCGCTTAAGGTCATTTCCGAGAAAAACATCGCCAAAACTGACATATTCGTCGGTAATTTCACCGATAGCCGTCAAGACAGCAACAAGGACATTTTGAGCTTTGTCGAGTGTCAAAATGATGGCGTCAGTACATCACAATGGAAAATTTTGTCACGAAAGGAAATTCCTAACAAACAAACGATTGAGCTAAAGTTGACAATGGATCCTGCATCTGTAAAGATCATCCATAAACTGGGCTACGAGTTGAACTACAAGTTCAACAAGATCCAGATTCAACGAATAAAAAAACCAGCCCAACCGTCGACAAATGCGCCCCTCAATTCCAACAGGGCCGTAGTGGCTAAGAACTTTCCCGTCAGGAGAAATTTGAACCCAACAAGGTCGTCGTCATTTGTTCCTATCTGGGACAATAATCTACCCAAGCGTGCAGCTTTCAATCGCGTACCAAGCCCTCCTAGGAGGAGCAACTTTGATCGCTTTAGCTCCAACCAGTACGACTCTGGTTCTCGTGGCAACTGGGGTAATGGGAATAATTCATCGTACAACAGTATGAATTCGTTCAACAGCAGTGGAGGCAGTGGTCAATCGAGCAGCCGACCATACAGTCTAGTTGAGAATCTGTTCGATCAGTTAAACCGTACCACGGGTAGTGGTAATAACAGTTTTGATCGGTATGGATTGCGTCGCGGTAATACTTCTTCTGTCAACAATCGTATCAACTCTGCCAGCGGTCGTAGCAGCAACTTTGCCAGCGGTCGTAGCAGCAGCTTTGCCAGCAGTCGTGGCATGAATTCGCTTGGAAATCGATCATTTTTCACCACTTCGAGATTAGGCTTTTTCTAA